The genomic DNA gtgcattatgggtGTTGAAGTTCTTGGCTAACGGAAATTCCACAGCACTATTTCTCTTATTTCTTTAGTCATGGTGTAGCAATGATTAAATTAGGATAATATTTTGTCGGCGATAAATAACCAAATTCCATTTTTCCGTTTTAATTTCTCTATActctgttttaatggtttaatttaattgtattcgtCAAAAAGCTTGTCTTATTAATTGAAATCATAACACTTGTGGTATTAAAGAGCAATTCATTAAAATTTTAACAAACAATTgcccttttaaatgttttatttttcaaattctgTTTCCCATtaattttctggattccatttgacTTTGATTCCAAGACTTtaagttaatattaataatcaaaagctTCCTGTAATGAATGATAatgaatacatatattttatggtAAATATtccttttgaaaatgttttaataattttattaatagtaGTTAGTACTATCATTACATTAGGTAATATTTCTCtcacagtttcttcaagttaaaccaaacctTAATTTTGACAGGTTGCTGTGGAGACCTTAAGGTTTCTGTTTGTATATGATTTAACAATAGTTTTCTAAGTGACACTCAGAGCAGTTTTAGAGATTATGTTCATGTGTTGATGTATTATTCATACTGAGGCAACAGAGGCTGAAAACACAGCAAGTGTCAGGTGCTCTTTTGTAGTAAACCAAACCGTGTCTGTGCCATTttttcacacagagacatgcagaacacAGGCTTCATATTTCCATTTTTgtggtttaatattcacagatactaattaaataaaaaaatttgtttatcTTTGGTAACAAAATCGGTCTTAATGTCTTATTCCATTTGCTTAAGCTCACTGAAACATCTAACAAAGGGGTGCCCATATTTTTTTGCGAAATCTaccaagtgaaaaataaataaaatacataaatatataaaaagcttGTTGGGATGTATCTTTGTATTGCATTAATTTCAgttcattgtaaaataaaaatatacttttttttaattttttagtagGCCTACCCTTAGCAGCCTTTGTATTctagtgttatttattttcaattccatgtaattaattttaaacaaaacaaattcaagGTAGATTTAAACATTCTGTGTTCTTTTTTGCAAACATACATTTTCTGATTTTTGCAGCCTAAAATGACTGAAGCTTTTCTAAAAATGTGCGGTGATATTTGTGGCATTTCTTATTgctttgctaaaaatataccacaGACAACATTCTTCTAACATGGTTATGACTTTTCTGACTTCAAGAACCACTGTAGGGGCTCCAGATTAATGTTTGAGGACACCAGCATTAGTGCCATTAAGTTCTACAAAGGTGGCACCAGCACCTGACAGTAAAGCACTCACCCTAATCACACATGTACATCTCAGAACTGTCTGTTtgatgtctgcatttacatctgcaagatttatttttaagagtgctgaGATGTATTTTTTAATCTGCAGTATGTTTCAAGATGTTTCCTGtaagatgtcaaatagacatgtATGAGAAAGCATGTAAAACTGCTTCTGAGACGTTTATCAGAGTACACAGCAGATGATTCCCAGATCTTTAGCAGATGTCTTAAAGATGTAATAAATATATCACATCTGATCAAATTTACTTTTATTACTGTCattcataatgtctaaatgtaagtAATGAATACAAATCTATATATTAGGGAGTGGAAATGCCCTTTAAGTACTTCTCTGTAGCCATCTATTAGtggtaatttaatgttttttatttttaaataattgtttgctttcctacattatgaaacttttagttttatacaTGGGGGAAACCTATGAAGGATGAACAAATattgtcacattaaaaataactttcaaattgTGTAATACTTCAAGCTTTGAAGTGCTTGGAAAAGTTGAGTGAAGGACCCTCGAAAACATTAGACCATTTCTGCCACAAGTTGGtcctgtagttttactatggtgaaTGGTGGTGGAAATGACTCAGGCTTGAGCACATAAATTGTCTGCGCTGTGTAGCCCAAATGAGTAGCAAAGATTCGTTCCGCTTTCGGTTCGTTTATCCAATGTAGCTCTTGTAAATTGGCCATGATGAGAATGCAAGGCTGTTCATTGCATTTTTggaaatgaaaaacatttctttGACTGAATGTGCATTGAGATGATGTCACGGGACACGACTAAGCCCAAAATCTGTGGCAATTACAAAATTTTGCGAGCTTTTGCGAAGATTGTGCTTGATTGTGCTTGATTTTGTGATAAATTCAGCAATCTcaaaatcctggagggactgaaAATCTCACTATCTATATACAATTACGTGAATATACAGAACTGTGTTCAAGCAGACATTTTATAGTGATCAGAGCACACATACATGGTTGGTTTGGGCATAAATAATAACGGACACACACGTGCCTAATCTATGACTGCTGTATCTGTCACTAATGTGTGTACCTTGATTACAGTCGTCATCCATCAAACTTTACTAACGTAACCCTGGCTTGATGTATCCAGCTGTTAGCTGTAGTTTATCAAATACATACAGCGATTTTGAGCCGCCATTCAGATGCTATTTTGCACACCTCGATGAAAAATACAGAATATCACAGAATACGTAGAGAAGTGGTGCTTTTAttcgtttatatatattttacaattatttaacatattaatcataaaattaaaaaagcctaagttaatttattatattttagtttgaaAGAGGTCAAATGATGCgttttcaatttttcctttctctttggagtgttacaagctcttggtgcttgaagaagatctgtaaagttgcaaagactaaagtcaggAATCCCTGTTCTAACAGAATGATGTGTCTATTCATAATGATGGTCTTCAGGAGGAGAGGATGTATTTCTGCGGGGTGAACTACCATGAGGAAAATTACAAGATGCAGGACAGCCAGGAGGAAACCAACATGGATTTGCCAACTGCATCCAAGAGGATTGAGGAGAGAGTCAGGGTTTTGGAGGATGAGGGGGTGGAGCTCATTAACATCCCAGTGCCCAAGTTCAGCGACAGCGACCCTGCTGACATCGTTCATGACTTCAACAGGGTGAGAGCTGAAGTTTATCTGCCTTACAAAGCCATACGTTCACACACGATTTCATCAGATTCCCCAAAATAAACTACATGTACCAAAATAATAACATGGTGGTTTTCCTTCTATGCTTTTAGAGACTGACAGCTTATCTGGATCTGCGTCTGAATAAATGCTACATCATTCCTCTCAACACTTCTGTGGTGATGCCGCCCAAAGACTTCCTGGAGCTTCTTGTCAACATCAAGGTAACTGCAGCAATACTGCCATCTTCTATCTGAGCGTCTTTAAAATAGCCATCTTTTAGTCTGCCTCAAAACCTCCTGAACTGCCTACTAAAAAACACATGAGTAATGCCCAGAAATGAAGTCCAGGTTGATAACTGGCAAGGCCTTGCAACACAGTTTGTCTTGTGTTCAAGCATGTAATAGTAAACCTTTGGTTGTGTTCGCAGGCTGGAACATACCTGCCGCAGTCCTACCTGGTGCGTGAAGAGATGATAGTGACCGGAAAGCTGGAGCATGTGGATCAGCTGGGTTACTTCATCTACGGCCTCTGCAGAGGGAGAGACACTTACAAACTGGAGCGCAGAGAGGCCGTTTTTGGTAAACACATACATCTGTACTTTTGGCGAGCGTCTCATTGTTCCTCAGTTAATTACACACTAactgtaatatatgtatatatatatatatgtatatttatatgtatgtgtgtgtgtgtgtgtgtatatatatatatatataatggcttTGGTTTGAACAGCAAAACAAAAAGACATTTGAAACAATCAAAAccactgaaacaaaataatagcatggaataaaaatggaaaaatacatttccaTAAATCACAGTTCGTAGATTTCCGATTTATTATTTTgccatttacagattttaaatcaaCACTGTTCAATTCAGACgttctataattaaaaaaatccttCAGTAAAAATGAAAGTATTAAGCAtcatgactgttttcaacattgatatcaagatgcatttttttttttgtcattttctattccttttttttttatatctatatggtttaatttttatttcagttttagtacatcaaggtaaactaaattaaaatgagaaatgttacctcTGCCACTAACAGAAATTAATATCATGATATGGTTTCtgcataaatattaagcagcgctACAGTTTACTtagcagaaatgtttcttaagcagcaaatcagccttttagaaggatttctgaaaattaaaaattttttttaattctttaaaaaagctttttcatcacagaaataaattaaatgaaaattgaaaacattttaaatcgtaatatttgagtattacttttttactatatatatttgagtaataaatatattaagattACACAATTGTCAGATATTGAGCTCTGACACATACGTGGGCCACATGCATTCACCACACCATTTTTCTGTTTTTCACAGGTATCCAGAAGCGAGAGGCTCTCAACTGCCACAAGATTCTCCACTTTGAGAACAAGTTTGTGGTGGAAACTCTTATCTGTGAGCCGTAGTGGGGTGAAGACGGCTGGGTAACAAGATAAAACCACTTTGGACAAATTCTACTCTGACCCTTCCTCTCCTTCAATTAAACCtcttcctgtttcctgtttcccttgttagtgtgtgtgtgtgtgtgtgtgtgtgtgtgtgctgctctcAGATTTGTTTCTCTGTATAGCAACAATCAATATTACAGAGAGAGaatgagactgaacgccaagagcAATATAACGCATAGAAACGTTTGTGTGTAGGCAAACATTTTGACTAGTTTCTCTCTTAGTAAAGATTTTTCTGTGTCTGGTTTTTTAAGCGGGGAGCTCAAAGTCTCCAACAGGGTGTGTGGGAGGTAACGTATGAAAATAACTAGGATCGAGTTGACCATGGGAGAGGGAAGGACTCGCAGAGGATAAATGTACAATGAAATCTATAAAAGATGCACTAAATGTTTAAAACTGAATCGTCAGATACCAGATTATATACTGGAAATATATTTGACTAGAGATTTGTGATATATGCCCAATTATTACATGGAAGAAATACACATAGAATTGATTTTTGTACTAGTTACACTTTAGTCTAGATTAGAATTTTAAATGACAGGTTTTGCTCTGCTGTAGGTTTAATACACTGCTAAAACATCATATAGTACAGAGAAGTAAAATCTAGGATCAAATCTAgaggatgcaaaaaaatttttcaatcttaaaataatatatcCAAAAGAGTTAAATCAAATGTCAAAGTGGAGACtaataaaatgtgtaattgtCATTTAGGGGCTGCTGGGGTATTGGGTGTTGACTGATGGATGAATTCTGTAAAGATTGTTTAAATTGACTAAAATGTCTACCAGTTCAACATGAGTTGGAATGATTTCTACTTTGCACATAACCCAAAAGGTTGTAATGTTAAacatattaatactaataaaaatttgACCACTCAGTTTGCTtgactttttttgctttttgttttttaggaagaatttttttttagtaacaccaagatgttacttttattattagtttgttttctgttttcatattaattttaagTTGTGACGAGTTCATTTCAAGTTcatttgtgattttgttttgcttaaatatatatatatatatatgtttttgttattttcgtACATTAAGGTAAACTAAATTAATATGAGAAATGTCGCTTTGGTGATGTGCAGAAATGAATATAATGGTTTCAACAtggataatgtttcttgagcagcaaatccgcatattaaaaagatttctgaaTAATCGTGCAacactggagactggagcaatgctaaaaattcaactttgcattacaaggaataaataaaaattttcaaatatattacaacagaaaaatttattttaaactgtaatgccATTAAAATAGTTTCAAATATATCCAGACTATATagacttcattaaaaaaattaaaaatgtgtaatacatgtgtatatatatatataatttaaaaaatacacgTATGTGCATATACACACAAGATGCTGTGCAAGCAAGTGACTGTTTCCTAaattttctttataaaagtggttcaatacatttaatattctgaatattaaacattaaattgactgatttatggaAATGTGAATAAGATGCAGAAAATGGAATGGCATAAAAAATTCTCAattatgttttgatttttatttgaagtgtgacatatatatatataaaaccgcTTCTATTTTCACTTACCGGTAATATAAAACCTAAAGCATATTAGATGTTAGAGTAAAACTATACAATTTCTCTTTACCCAAGAGGACCTCAGCAGTGCTCTGGATGACAGATAAATTCAACCAGAAAACAATTCCTCGCACAACAGCGTCTGGTTCTTATCCGCTCCAGGAGCAAACCTTATACGACCCTTGAACTTGGAGGAAGCATGTAGACCAGATATATCAAGTTTATTCTCCATCAGCAGGAAAATCACAAAAATGATCAACATGCAAGACTCGATTCACACACTCTTGCCACAGACCGTTCATTGAAAATAAAGATTTGCACACAGACAAGCAAGTCAGTCACCAATGATCCAGAAACAGTGAAATCAATTGGTTTCACACTCGCATACGCACTCGCACACACTTACATAAAGACATCAAAGTACTCGATAGAAAAAGTCTCTGTGCATTAGTACAGTTTGTTCCACATTATCTGCATGTGGGTATGAGGATGTTTTAAAACTTGGGCTGGTTTCTGTTTTGTAGTATCTCTTCATCCAAAAATCAGTTCTTCACATTTTATAAGGTCTCCCCAAGACCACGTGCATCTCTTGTGCTTTAAAAATCTCTGTAGCTCGTCGACTGAGGACTTTGTTATTGCAGATAAATGGGATTCTCTTGTCTCTACACCAGTCATACACCAACACAATAGTATTTCtataatataaatcaatatataaCACACATAGAGAATAGTCTTGTATCTTTAAGTCCACAGTTGGTCAAAGGGATGAATCGGAGGTTAAAGATCACAATACACGTTCTTCCTGAAGAACACCACATACGGTGCTGAGATTCAAGAAACAACCTCTCACCTCCGAAAATATGACCATCTACCAACATTTCTTTATGGCACAAACTTCCTGAACAATTTAATagtgtttttaactttttatcatACATACAAAGAATACACATACTTGCAAATATTTCAAGCAATAAAATCTTGTAAAGGAAtggtgaaaaaaaagtattttaaggtTGTAGTCGGTCCCGTTCGTGATCCCAAACGCCACTGAAATCCTTTGGTATATCCTCCTGCTAAACATATCAAACTGAACTGCACTCAAAATGTATCGGTTTAAAAGAAATTTAACTCCTAACTTGAACCCATGCATCTCTCTATATTAGCTGGCACCATAATATGCATAAAATCCCTGTTCTGTCATTCTTGGCAAAAGTTTTTTTCTGTTAGTTGCTGGTCAGTGGACAGCACACGGTTAAGAGGTGATGTAAAAGGAACATGCACATCCAAGATGGCCGTCTTCCACAAGAAAGTGCACCTGTCCTGCTAGTCAGACCCATTCCTCCAGATTAGAGACAGATAGGAGCGAAAGCAAAGCGATCACCATCAACACAAGTCAAGCAAACCAACACTTTTCTGATACATGTTTCTAAGAGACTGAAATTAAGAGATGAATAAATGTTCCTAATGTATTTATCTTACACATCTGAACTGTTTTTTCCTGTTAAAACCGTCGCCACCGCAAGTTCTCAGCCTGTTTGTCTGCAACAAGCTTGTGCATGACGTAGTGTAGCTAAActcacttgtgtttgtgtgtgtgtatgtgcgatcTCAAAAGAATGAGGAAGATGATGGAGAGGAGCAGTGGTGCCACCCGCTGGCTCAGTCAGCGTAATGCATGATGGACTCAACGTAGTTCCCGGGGAAGAGGCCCGTGGTGCCGCTCATCACGCCCTCGAACCAGCCGTCGTCGTTCTTCTTGATGACGTAAATGATCGCCCCCTCCTGGAAGGACAGCTCGTCTTCTTTGTCGCGCGTGTAGTCGTAAATAGCCACCACTGATGGGAAAGtcatgataaaaagaaaaaaaacaaagcctGGTCatgtatttattgtaattaaGTCTAACAGCACTACAGACTGTGCTCCactataaatactatatatagcACAATATATCCACATTACATTGGTTATAGGCCAATATTAGGGACTTTTTTCATTTAGTGAAGATGTAATTATATATGCCACTGATAAATTTAGTAAAACTTTTTACACTGTGCTTAGGTTATCGCCATTCTAAACGCTGCTTTAAAAACTAACAGTAAAGGACTGTTCACACAAGGATTTAGAATCAGGGTTGGCGTCACGGTCATGAAATCCTTCTCTGGAGCAGCGTTAGcattgcttttctttttaatatatatacattttggaaCATTTTTGTGTGTtcggttttcattttaatttcttttcaattttttttaagttttattcattttgacgcgtcttttttatgtctatatagtttgtattaatttttatttcagttttagttattttagtacatcaagttaaactaaattaagaaatgttgccttgacagCTAGGCTAGCTGAAATACAGActttatatttaagtttatttcaacaaatgttttattgttttaattgtttttagtgTCAGTTTTAGTCAACTATAACAAcatgtaattttaaaatttaaaaacactaaatgtaataaatctttttcatactgtacattataatgttgtgatgcctacatttacttttaatagttaaaacatcttatttttgtattattgtatttttatgtagtgtgtgtatatatatatatatatatatatatatatatatatatatatatatatatatatatatatatatatacacacacacacatatacacacacacacacacatatacacacaaattaTTAACTTATTCAAtacaatattcaatattcatttTTAGCGTTTAGTTTATGTAGTTTTATTatatgatttcattttaaaaatgtcaatattttcagattttcaatACCCTAAGAATTGAATTTAAAAccctatacatttttttaaaggatgCCCATTTCCACTAAATAAGAAAAAGAGATCATGCACACAAAAGGTCAAAATTATGAGACACTACTACTGAGATGACTTTGTCATAATTTTTTgcttgattttctttttcttatgtAGCAAAAATGGGCGTAGATTTTCAGTCAAatttattaactttaaaaaatCTGCTTGATTATACATCGTTTTTGTCATTTGAGCTGAACAAACAACATTTCCGATAACATTGCTATTATTATTCAGTAGTTATGTTTAATCATTGCAGCACTGATATACATTATTGAAATGAATCACGAGCCACAGTGTTGGAGATATGAATCTTTcgttgaaaacagctgctttcCTAGACGCCTAAGCAAGTGTTTTCTGTGCACTGGGAGAAACGACCAGTACCTTTCTCCAGGTAATTTCGAGGGGCCCATGGTGGGTCTTCTTCAGCGTAGGGGTCACTGTACTCCACCACCGCTGACTCTTCCTCTTCATCACCCTCCTCGTCCTCATAGTCCTCTGGAGGAGGTGGGGGCGGGGTTACTTCCTCAAACTCCACCTCTTCTGCCGGAGGCGGCGGTGGAGGAGCATCTGAGACTAAACGGATGCACAAACAATCTCAGATATAAGCTATTTCTGGGGGAACTGGGGAACTTCTGTTTGCTGATGTGAGACAAATGACTCATGCTGAATGGGGGAGTTAAGGAGGAAAATGTGGAGTTTTAAATTTAGAGAGGGTAGAATAACCTCTGACCTCATAACAGCAGTCTTCAGCGAAGGCCATGTACACAACTAAGGCCATGTTTTCTCCACCACATCTAATAAATTAGACTCAACTCTTTCAGTCTGAATTAAATGTTATGAGATGAAACAAATGATTAGTCTGACTCTTATGTGCCAGTTCTACAGAATTATTCAAAAAGTTATCAGTAACTGAAACTTAAGTCATTAGTTTGAGTCATGTCTGATTTGAAATGATCCAAGAAGTGGTTCATATACAGAACGCAGGCTGTTAAACAGCAACAGCTAAACAAAACAATGGCTCATTGTTTGAAAAATTATTCAGCGTGTATATGGCCTAGCCAGATGCGACGTGACAC from Carassius carassius chromosome 17, fCarCar2.1, whole genome shotgun sequence includes the following:
- the LOC132161474 gene encoding integral membrane protein 2B-like, which gives rise to MVKLAFNSALGQKDLKKEEKDEALIPQDVDLEDGLHIRQQSRAWCWCMCLGLALILSGVVVGGAYLYRYYFIEEERMYFCGVNYHEENYKMQDSQEETNMDLPTASKRIEERVRVLEDEGVELINIPVPKFSDSDPADIVHDFNRRLTAYLDLRLNKCYIIPLNTSVVMPPKDFLELLVNIKAGTYLPQSYLVREEMIVTGKLEHVDQLGYFIYGLCRGRDTYKLERREAVFGIQKREALNCHKILHFENKFVVETLICEP